CCCGCGCGGGAGAGAACAACTATTCACGCAACCCGCTGACACGGTCGATCAAGACGTCGTATCCGCTGATCTACGAATTGGCGGTGTATATCGCTTCACGTTTGCAACGCGCTGCAGGGATTATCGTCACGGACGACGAGATCGCCTACATTGCCATGCACGTCGGAGCGTATCTCGAGCAGCAGTCCCGCCGCGCGGATGCCGCAACGTGCACTCTGGTCTGCCCCGGCTATTACGATATGCACCGGCTGCTGCGGGACCGCATCCTGAACGTGTTCGGCCAGGATCTCGAGGTGACAACCGTGATCACCGACCCGGACACCGACTGGGCCCGGTCGGACACAGATCTGGTTCTCACGACCATCCCGCCCGCTGCGCCACGGGAGAACATCCTGGTCATCCAGCCATTTCTGACGGATGGCGATGTCGAGCGGGTGCGAGCCGCGATCGCGCGCATCCGTCGCGGGCGTCGACGCGGAGCGATCAAGCGTGAACTTCTGCGCTTCTTCGATGCGTCGCGCTTTCTGCGCAACTTCTACGCAAGCGACGAGTTCGCGATGATCCGCACGCTCGGTGATCGCATGATCGACGCCGGGCTGATCGATTCGGTCTACGTCGATGGCGCTGTCGAACGCGAGCGGATGTCTTCCACGGCGTTCACGGACAGCCTGGCCGTTCCGCACGCGATGGCGATGACGGCTAACGAGACGGCGATTGCGATCGTGCTCAACGAGCGCGCCATGGACTGGGGCGAGTCCCGGGTGAATGTGATCGCTTTCGTGGCGTTCAACGCGGAGGAGCGCCACAGCTTTCAGGCGGTCTTCGAACAGTTCGTCGAGGTGTTCAGCGACCGGGATGCCGTTGGGCAGCTGATCACCCGCTCCGTGGACTTCCCGTCATTCATTGACGAACTCGTGCGGATGATCGACAGCTGACCCCACCCCCACCCCCGGTCCCTGCCCTTCGCGACCGCCGCCCTTCGGCAAGCTCAGGGACCGCGGAGTTTTCGGTCCCTGAGCGGAGCCGAAGGTCGAGCAGTCGTATTACTCGGTGCGACTGAAAACGGTGCGGTCGAAGACGGTGCGGCCGCCGACCTGCACGATCCCATCCGGCCCGAGCCGCGTGCTGATCCGCGACCCGCGACCCTGCGTGATCTCGAGGTTGCGACCGAGCCGCTCTGTGATGCGCACCGCAGCTGCGCCCGTTGCCTCGTCTTCGACGATGCCCATCCCGGGCGCGAACATGCGCGATCGAAGGTGGCCGGCATCCTCATTGACCCACGCGTACGCGTAATGATGGCCTTGAACATAGCGGGCCGGGTCGAGTGCGTTGACTTCGTCCACTGTCGCGCATTCGATCCATTCGAACTCCGGCGCCCAGGATGCTCGCCCCGAGATCCAGGTGAGGTCCCCGTCGTACTGCACGGCGACCTCGCCCGCCGCCTCGGCGAGCACGTTGACGGGTGTGCCCTGTTCGCGCAGCCACCACGCCGTGCCGACGCTCGGGTGGCCGGCGAACGGCAGCTCGGTGGCCGGAGTGAAGATGCGAATGCGAGCGACGCCGCGTTCCACGTCGTCGATGAAGACCGTCTCGCTGAATCCGAGCGCGGCCGCCACACTCTGCTCTCGGCCCTCGGTCTGCTCGCTCGCCGACACGATCCCGAGCTCGTTCCCGAGCTGGCCTTCTGCCGTCGTGAACACCCGAACAACCTCGACCTGCACGTCGTCTTTCATCCGCACATTCTGCCAGCATGCCCCACCTGGGTCGAGGGTCAGGTTGCCAGCCCACGCAGGCGCGGCAAAATCTCCTCACCGTATAGGCGCAGGAACCGCTCTTGGTCCGGCCCGGGCGCGTGGAAAACGAGGTGGGTGAAGCCGAGATCGATATACCGCGAAATGGCGGCGACGTGCTCATCGGGATCGCTGGAGACGATGAAGCGGCTCGCCGCGCGCTCGATCGGTAACGCGTCGGCGAGCCGCTGCAGCTGAACGGGATCCTCGATGCCGGTCTTCTCCTCGGGCGTGAGCGCCAACGCACCCCAGAAGTGCGTGTCGTGAAGCGCACGCTCAGCGTCGTGGTCGAAGGAGACCTTGACCTCCATGAGCATGTCGACGTCCGCACTGTCGCGGCCTGCCTTCTCAATGCCTTCGCGCACCGCGGGCAGCAGCGTGTCAGAGTACAGGCTGGGGGCCTTGCCACTGGTGGTGATGAAGCCATCGCCGCGCCGGCCCGCGAGCCGGGTCGCCGAAGGACCGGACCCGGCTATGTACAGCGGCACCGGCGATTCCGGGCGGTCGTAGATCGTAGCCCGCTGAGTGGAGTAATAGGCTCCGTCGAAGTCCACGCGATCCTCAGTCCACAGCTGTCTGATCAGTTCGATCGCTTCCTTCAGCCGGGCAAATCGTTCCTTGGGCTCGGGCCAAGCGATGTTCAGCGGCGACTCGTTCATCGACTCTCCGGAAC
The Rathayibacter sp. SW19 DNA segment above includes these coding regions:
- a CDS encoding PhzF family phenazine biosynthesis protein, which encodes MKDDVQVEVVRVFTTAEGQLGNELGIVSASEQTEGREQSVAAALGFSETVFIDDVERGVARIRIFTPATELPFAGHPSVGTAWWLREQGTPVNVLAEAAGEVAVQYDGDLTWISGRASWAPEFEWIECATVDEVNALDPARYVQGHHYAYAWVNEDAGHLRSRMFAPGMGIVEDEATGAAAVRITERLGRNLEITQGRGSRISTRLGPDGIVQVGGRTVFDRTVFSRTE
- the fgd gene encoding glucose-6-phosphate dehydrogenase (coenzyme-F420), producing MLRFGYKASAEQFGPTELLKYSVLAEKIGFDSVFTSDHLQPWRHDGGHAPAALPWLGVLGASTEHIVIGTSVLTPTFRYHPAVIAQAFATLGCLFPGRVILGIGSGESMNESPLNIAWPEPKERFARLKEAIELIRQLWTEDRVDFDGAYYSTQRATIYDRPESPVPLYIAGSGPSATRLAGRRGDGFITTSGKAPSLYSDTLLPAVREGIEKAGRDSADVDMLMEVKVSFDHDAERALHDTHFWGALALTPEEKTGIEDPVQLQRLADALPIERAASRFIVSSDPDEHVAAISRYIDLGFTHLVFHAPGPDQERFLRLYGEEILPRLRGLAT